One Pseudomonadota bacterium genomic region harbors:
- a CDS encoding acyl carrier protein: MTETAERIIGLAAERFGREPASLAPDDDVFDALGIDSVQVLELLSELELAFDVEIPDYELRDVKTFAELAVQIDRRLG, translated from the coding sequence GTGACCGAAACCGCGGAGCGCATCATCGGTCTGGCGGCGGAGCGCTTCGGGCGTGAGCCGGCCTCCTTGGCGCCGGATGATGACGTCTTCGATGCCCTTGGTATCGACAGCGTACAGGTACTCGAGCTGCTGAGCGAGCTGGAGCTCGCCTTTGACGTCGAGATTCCCGACTACGAGCTGCGTGATGTGAAGACCTTTGCTGAGCTGGCGGTGCAGATCGATCGCAGACTCGGCTAG
- the infA gene encoding translation initiation factor IF-1 yields MARKRRNFEKNSDRDDHVKVDGVVLNVFAGGQFEVETDTGAVVRAQLCGRMRKFRIRVILGDRVTVALSPYDLTHGMIVFRAK; encoded by the coding sequence GTGGCTAGAAAACGAAGAAACTTCGAAAAGAACTCCGATCGAGATGACCATGTCAAGGTGGACGGCGTGGTCCTCAACGTGTTCGCGGGTGGGCAGTTCGAGGTCGAGACGGATACCGGCGCAGTGGTCAGGGCGCAGCTCTGCGGTCGCATGCGCAAATTCCGCATTCGCGTGATCCTGGGGGACCGGGTCACGGTTGCGCTGTCTCCCTACGACCTGACCCATGGAATGATCGTCTTTCGGGCCAAGTAA
- the hflC gene encoding protease modulator HflC codes for MSAKPMLLTVLALAVLFVAGGATYTIKETEQVVITQFGRIFGEAVKDPGLHFKLPMVHDVHRFDKRWLDWDGDPNEIPTKDKKYIWIDTYARWRVTDPIQFYERLRDEASAQSRLDDIIDGEIRNVIANHALIEIVRSSDRNFEFGDEAQDRTMEQVAFVPELGREKLTRLVIEKVAAVVPGYGIEIADIKIKRVNYVESVQQKVFERMISERKRIAQRHRSEGQGKSAEISGRIERERLKIESEAYRKAEEVRGLADAEAARIYANAYDKSPGLYAFLKTLDSYRTIVDADTDVVLSTDSELLGFLKSQR; via the coding sequence ATGAGCGCCAAGCCCATGCTGCTGACCGTGCTGGCTCTCGCTGTGCTGTTCGTGGCCGGCGGAGCGACCTACACGATCAAGGAGACCGAACAGGTTGTGATCACCCAGTTCGGCAGGATCTTCGGCGAAGCGGTCAAGGATCCTGGCTTGCACTTCAAGCTGCCCATGGTCCACGACGTGCATCGGTTCGACAAGCGCTGGCTGGATTGGGACGGCGATCCGAACGAGATACCGACGAAGGACAAGAAGTACATCTGGATCGACACCTACGCGCGCTGGCGCGTGACGGATCCAATCCAGTTTTACGAGCGTCTGCGCGACGAAGCGAGCGCTCAATCGCGTCTCGACGACATCATCGACGGCGAGATTCGCAATGTGATCGCCAACCACGCGTTGATAGAGATAGTGCGCAGCAGCGATCGCAACTTCGAGTTTGGGGACGAGGCTCAGGATCGCACGATGGAACAGGTCGCGTTCGTACCCGAGCTCGGGCGTGAGAAGCTCACGCGGCTGGTCATCGAGAAGGTTGCGGCCGTCGTACCCGGTTACGGCATCGAGATCGCCGATATCAAGATCAAGCGCGTGAACTACGTCGAGAGCGTGCAGCAGAAAGTGTTCGAGCGCATGATCTCGGAGCGCAAGCGCATCGCTCAGCGTCACCGCTCCGAAGGGCAGGGCAAGAGCGCGGAGATCAGCGGCAGAATCGAGCGCGAACGGCTCAAGATAGAGTCCGAGGCGTATCGCAAGGCTGAAGAGGTTCGGGGTCTCGCGGACGCCGAAGCCGCGCGCATCTACGCCAACGCCTACGACAAGAGCCCGGGCCTGTACGCCTTTCTGAAGACGCTCGATTCGTACCGAACCATCGTGGATGCGGACACCGATGTCGTCTTGTCGACCGATTCGGAGCTGCTGGGCTTTCTCAAGTCGCAGCGCTAG
- the hflK gene encoding FtsH protease activity modulator HflK — MATRNVVRLVLGLLTFAAALSSYYQIEPEQVGLITRFGRYVRTSQPGPHFKLPFGAEQLIRVPVQRQLKEEFGFRTVRAGVRTVYGGQGEGARESRMLTGDLNVADVEWIVQYKIKDAYKFVFRVRDVRGTFRDMSEAVMRQTVGDRSVTEVLTVGRESIQIEAKGALQALCDRYDIGIEVLQLVLQDVNPPEPVRESFNEVNQAIQERERAINQAWARYNSIIPEARGKAEQEIQSAQGYATQRVNRARGDAKRFSAVQQEFAKAPEVTRARLYLEAMSEVLPKARRRVFIDDKIKGLVPLLPLHAPGASAKGTLP, encoded by the coding sequence ATGGCGACGCGCAATGTAGTGCGCCTGGTCTTGGGGCTGCTCACCTTTGCGGCCGCTCTCAGCAGCTACTACCAAATCGAGCCAGAGCAGGTAGGCCTCATCACGCGTTTTGGAAGGTACGTGCGCACAAGTCAGCCGGGTCCCCATTTCAAGCTGCCGTTCGGCGCCGAGCAGCTGATCCGGGTGCCGGTGCAGCGTCAGCTCAAGGAGGAGTTCGGCTTTCGTACGGTGCGGGCGGGCGTCCGCACTGTCTACGGTGGCCAGGGGGAAGGGGCACGGGAGTCGCGCATGTTGACGGGAGACCTGAACGTGGCCGACGTAGAGTGGATCGTGCAATACAAGATCAAGGACGCGTACAAGTTCGTGTTCCGGGTCCGCGATGTAAGGGGTACTTTCAGGGACATGAGCGAGGCCGTGATGCGTCAGACTGTGGGCGATCGCAGCGTAACCGAAGTGCTTACGGTGGGCCGGGAGTCGATTCAGATCGAGGCCAAGGGCGCTCTGCAGGCCTTGTGCGACCGCTACGATATTGGGATCGAGGTCTTGCAGCTGGTGCTGCAGGACGTCAATCCTCCCGAGCCCGTGCGCGAGTCGTTCAACGAGGTCAACCAAGCGATTCAGGAGCGCGAGCGGGCCATCAACCAGGCATGGGCCCGATACAACTCGATCATTCCCGAGGCTCGCGGCAAGGCCGAGCAAGAGATCCAGTCCGCGCAGGGTTACGCCACTCAGCGGGTCAATCGAGCCAGGGGTGACGCCAAGCGCTTTTCCGCGGTTCAGCAGGAGTTTGCAAAGGCCCCCGAGGTAACGCGCGCGCGCCTGTACCTGGAAGCCATGAGCGAAGTGCTGCCCAAGGCTAGGCGCAGGGTCTTCATCGATGACAAGATCAAGGGCCTGGTGCCGCTGCTTCCACTGCACGCGCCCGGTGCCTCAGCAAAGGGAACCCTGCCATGA
- a CDS encoding oxidative damage protection protein produces MSRTVKCVKLERELPGLDKPPFKGDLGQRVFEQVSKEGWKLWIGHSTMLINEYRLEAGTPEAVKIWMTELEKFFFGEGSALPQEYVPPDSDPKPGS; encoded by the coding sequence ATGTCCCGAACAGTCAAGTGCGTGAAGCTGGAACGGGAGCTACCCGGCCTGGACAAACCGCCTTTCAAGGGCGACCTGGGGCAGCGCGTGTTCGAGCAGGTATCGAAGGAAGGCTGGAAGCTCTGGATCGGACACTCCACCATGCTCATCAACGAGTACCGTCTGGAGGCGGGCACGCCGGAAGCCGTGAAGATCTGGATGACCGAGCTCGAGAAGTTCTTCTTTGGTGAGGGCTCTGCGTTGCCGCAGGAGTATGTCCCTCCGGATTCAGACCCAAAACCTGGATCCTAG